The following are encoded together in the Gadus chalcogrammus isolate NIFS_2021 chromosome 2, NIFS_Gcha_1.0, whole genome shotgun sequence genome:
- the LOC130402055 gene encoding THAP domain-containing protein 10-like — MVFYCICGGCNNSSKSGHRVHCFPKDKGILRSWVQFVKVRRADFSASSVTAYSRICSAHFKEEDYHSGDAKMVSLGLKSKRTAKLIPTAVPSVHANHSACPVPRSRDTVCRKREIATMLTDASQQETVHSVDTVESVDTGDQPLPSSTSDAGTQCYLKPPRWSHAVQVNLKPKMVSVGTQTSISPQTSTPLASPEQTVDDDDDDNATVISDLSWVPEEPMDEEELFDEEPPYTCDPHHNCIDKFIVCQEELMGLFAICPACCERSDRSIVQQEGTFVKGWVNQCES, encoded by the exons ATGGTTTTCTACTGTATTTGTGGCGGGTGCAACAACTCCAGCAAAAGTGGACATAGGGTACATTGCTTCCCCAAGGACAAAGGGATTCTCCGAAGCTGGGTGCAATTTGTCAAGGTTAGGCGGGCAGATTTTTCAGCTAGCTCTGTTACCGCGTACTCCAGAATATGCAGCGCGCATTTCAAGGAGGAGGATTACCACTCAGGGGATGCCAAGATGGTCTCACTTGGTTTAAAGAGTAAGAGGACGGCGAAGTTAATTCCTACCGCCGTGCCGTCTGTGCATGCAAACCACTCTGCCTGCCCTGTCCCGAGGTCGAGAGACACCGTCTGCCGCAAGCGAGAGATTGCCACG ATGTTGACAGACGCCTCACAGCAGGAGACCGTGCACAGTGTAGACACTGTGGAGAGTGTCGATACTGGGGATCAGCCCTTGCCCTCCTCCACTTCTGATGCTGGGACACAATGTTATTTGAAGCCCCCCCGATGGTCTCACG CTGTGCAGGTTAACCTGAAGCCCAAGATGGTTAGCGTGGGCACACAGACTTCAATCAGCCCACAAACCTCCACTCCCCTCGCTAGTCCTGAACAGACAgttgacgacgatgatgatgataatgccaCTGTCATCAGTGACTTGTCGTGGGTGCCCGAAGAGCCGATGGATGAGGAGGAATTGTTTGATGAGGAGCCACCTTACACGTGTGACCCCCACCACAA ttgcaTTGACAAATTCATTGTTTGCCAAGAGGAGCTGATGGGCCTTTTTGCCATCTGTCCGGCCTGTTGTGAGAGGTCGGATAGGAGCATCGTGCAGCAGGAAGGAACTtttgttaaaggttgg GTAAACCAGTGTGAGAGCTAG
- the LOC130375806 gene encoding uncharacterized protein LOC130375806: MEAKWRSLVNHIQDIHDHDTPAFSSCAHGPLDEDQRNKEWLDPGSLAAVKLENIMMRAALLKDVRQLSPQHQTFSLEAYHSLILHFAPKHTGFSYLGMYSRLLLAALHYNHNANRETARRSDGTEKYCVRYPRFRKGAHVVRPIKEAASYGYATSLMKALRESYDNSPAVLREVGANLSSDAPAPIAKSFEQIPKEEAISLYLARQSRFKKT; this comes from the exons ATGGAGGCCAAATGGAGAAGTTTAGTGAACCACATCCAGGACATCCATGACCATGACACCCCTGCCTTCTCCAGTTGTGCCCATGGCCCTCTAGACGAAGATCAGCGCAACAAAGAGTGGCTGGACCCAG GCTCATTGGCAGCAGTCAAGTTGGAGAACATAATGATGAGGGCTGCCTTGCTGAAAGATGTTCGTCAGCTGTCTCCACAGCACCAGACCTTCTCCCTTGAGGCTTACCACTCCCTCATCTTGCACTTCGCGCCCAAGCACACAGGGTTTTCATACCTTGGGATGTATAGCAG gCTTCTCTTAGCGGCGCTGCATTATAATCACAATGCCAATCGCGAGACAGCACGGAGAAGTGACGGGACGGAGAAGTACTGCGTGCGGTATCCGCGCTTCAGAAAAGGTGCCCATGTGGTGCGTCCCATCAAAGAGGCAGCCTCATACG GTTATGCAACATCATTAATGAAGGCCCTTCGGGAGAGCTACGACAATTCACCCGCGGTTCTTCGAGAGGTTGGCGCCAATTTGTCCTCCGATGCACCCGCCCCCATCGCCAAATCCTTCGAACAGATTCCTAAGGAGGAGGCCATCAGCCTCTACCTAGCCCGGCAGTCACGCTTCAAGAAAACCTAA